GGATACATTTCGCTGCAACATATCCCTGCGACATGTACACACAACATTTTCATGTGTGTGCTAATGTTGTGATTTCCCCGCTACACGTCCCTGCTACATGTCGCCTCAGTGTGGACAATTCAAGTTTTTTGTCGTAGTCTCTAATTTAGTCTAAAAATAACAGAGCGGGTCAAATAAAGGCGTAGCGCGAAACTCGCCGATACTTGTCTCTCCCCGTTCTGTCACTGGGGTCTGTATTGAATCACGCCATTACGAAAGTAACGCAATGATGATCTAGAGACTGTGTTCACATGATGTCACGGcggttggaggagtaaacaaagaaacggcggccattatggaggagtgaaatattctttcgGGGATTGAACtctgtttttatgcaaattcctcctttttttcattatacaaatatggcttctggtcacatgagcgaacacactctatcgAGCGGAAACTGGAGCATTTTCGCTTACAAAAGAGCAACTTCTCGTTTTTATAAAAATGCGATTAAATGTGGGCTTCTCAGAGGAATCGTGAGGGCCAAAAGAGGCTACTCGGCGCGGGGTCGTTTAAATCGAACACGTGTTTACAAACTGAGATCGAAAAAGTGGAGGGAATGCCAAACTAAGAGCTATAAGGCAGATAAATCCAGAGAAAAGTCCTCATCTTTCAATAGCCACATCTTCATTTCGATGTTTTGTTTACAAACCTGTTACttcattaaaaaaagataagaaatagaatacttttgtttgaaatggaaaacatgACAACTTTCTTGGCTTTGTAGTGCCGTTCTTATAAAGTTTAGGAAAATCGattgttaacaaaaaaattactcTACCGACAAAAAATCCGAAGTAGCATACTTTTTCTAATAAGATTTGCATAGGTCTAAATGGGAAATCTAATTACCACACTTGCTTCGTAGTTCTGTTCTTCTCAATCAAATGTTGAGGAAATCATCTTTCTTGAAACTATTTCTAATTTGTTCCGACTCAATGTCTCTGAGCTTTAGCCAGGCGATGACAATTAAGTTTGTAGATTCATAATCACAAGTTACGACTATCTCTTACACGGTAGTGGAATGCTTTCTCTTcgattttaacaattattcaacATCAGCTTAAGATAGAAAGTGTCTGTGGGCTCTAGTTGTCCACCACATAATATCTTCAGTCCTGTACCTGGGTTGAAGAAGTGAAATCCAGAAGTTTCTGGCAGTCACACACGCTCAGAACCCAAACTTGGAGAACCCTGTATTTGGCTGGTATCAGAGATATCGGAAATGGAAAGATCTGATACACTGTTTTGGTTTATCTCCTTGGCTTCGCGGCGATATTTTCTGACAGTTCGCACAGCTACCATCGCACACGCCAACAAGGGAATGTAGGCTAGAATTTCAACCACGATGTAAAATCCCGTCCATGTGCTATTTTCCAAGGCGCTGTCCATGGGAGAACTGAAAATTGCGATCAGAGTAACGGTAGCTAACAAGACAgcatctgattggttgatccaTTCGTAACTTTCTTCACCTTCTTTGACATCTTTGGCTTCCTTGTAGGGCCTCAAGTAGGCGATGGTAAGAAGGATCATGGCACAGGAACCTTCCAGAAGCGCTCTCTTGAGTGGACTTGCAGTCATGAAGGTTGCAATGGCCAAAAGCACCAAGCGGcagaggaaataaaatgctgcaCACCAGCGGTACTGGTCTTTGAAACAGTTCTGAAGAGCATCAAAGATGGGCTTCCAACGATTTAAATTCAATATGGGGCGGAGCCGTTTCGTCAGGAAAGGCCGAAACACAAGTATCAATGGAAACGGGATGACGAAAAGAACGATGAACAGCAACGCGACGGTGCTGTAAGCTATGTGTTTTTCAGTGAAGAAATGTATACTTCCTTTTGCGTACATCACAACTCGGCCGGGTGCCAAGGCAGCAGGATGCAGAATTCGCAGCGAGATTCGTGTGATGTCGGTGTAGCATAGAACAACAATGGTACAGAAGGCGCGAAAAGGGGCGGCTTTGACACGTCTACTGAAGCACCAGTTTGGATACCATCCAACGGCTTTGGCTAACAAAATAACCAGCACAATGACATAGGTTGGGAGTGCGTACATTATCACCAACTTGTCCGCATCGTCCAGCCCTTTGGCAAAACAAATCCCACCCGACCCCACTCTTAGCTGAAAGTTAGCCAGGCCGATGATAAACTCAATAAAACGATCAAATTTGAATCCATCAGGGGTGATGACTTTCATGACTTGGTAGGAATACAACCAAGCGTTCAAGTAACCTGTAAAGAAATCAAGATCAATTAACATAATTCCCAAAACCAGAGCCAACAGAACCATCCCGTAAACAGGCAACAGCAGTAAATACCAGTTGGAGCAATCGCTGGAGCAAACTTCACCTCCAAACAACACACTGCGGTTTTCTTTACAATTACCACAAAGGATACTCTTCTGATCTCGGCCGTCGTTGCAAATGTCGCTGGCGTTGTACAATTTTTCGCTAGCATTCTGATCATATATCTTACAGTATCCAGTAGGACAAACGTAAGTGACAAATTGGCCATGTACAATTCCTCCCCAGTAGTTACGTTTAAGATAAACTGTTTTTCCATCCGAAAGGCACTTCGCAACACCCCTGGCAAAACCCGTGGAAGACACGCAAACACACCTTCCTCCCTCAGCgtcatttttcatttcaaaaccaGGATTGCAGGATTTCAGAGCAAGGTCTCGAATTCTTTCTGTTAAAATCTGCCTCCCTAGGTAATTTATCTGCACTGCAAACTCATCGCCAGGTTTCCCGAATAATCtcacaaaagaaataattccattGGATATAAATGTTGAAGAAGGAGTGGCAAGAACGACAGGTGATGTGTGAGGAATTACGCTGACGTTGACTACTCCGTGAACTTTGCCCCCGAGCTCGTCGATCAGTCGCAGTGTGGCATTAAAAGGTTCGCCTGGTGCAACTTGCCAGTCCTCACTGTTATACTTTATGTCCACGGGATCTGTACTAACTTCTTTCTCTCTAGAGCTCGCATTACCATCGCGATCTTTAAACTCGACAAAATTCCATCGAAGGACGGAGTTATTTTGGCGCGGTTCGCCAGGTCTTCGACAGTTTTTCAACGTAGTTGCATAAATCGAGTTTCCAGCAAAAGAAGACGGGGCTTTGTTGTTTCGAAAGACAACCTTTGTTTCCCATTCATCGAAGTCGAGAGACTGATTGGTGTATTTGAAGAAACAAATATGTGTGTTCGTACCAGTGGCATTAAAACTCACCAAAGGGGGCCCTGGGGCGTCTATATACAACGCTCCTCCTTGAGCAAGACATTTGTTCCCGTCAAATAACAACAACGAGTCTTCATGAAATATAACTCGCGAGCGTCCATACATGGCTGTACCTCCCCCTCGAAATC
This genomic stretch from Acropora muricata isolate sample 2 chromosome 5, ASM3666990v1, whole genome shotgun sequence harbors:
- the LOC136916167 gene encoding uncharacterized protein encodes the protein MIRGNNINRFLRGCSDYRDQLFCLFELKKLPWPYGWNLGWRRFLRWGLISCHQKKRDSGNEIVTHLQITGLRDTNVVLRFPRNNEADEIRDYGLKIDGESICSKIMATSFCILRAVLFLLLGIHLSKASTIFVSPSGNDSALHCGNSSSNPCATLDFVFSGIKTGENSTQIFVAKGLYLLKQSYRFYRVANFKMVGENDVEVNCVTNVSLSFVLSVNITFDGMKFKQCGGWRSSSVNAKKPYSGLGGVKFKVALDFRYCRNLRVSNVEVSSSPGLGLNCYDVGGVVIFDNCSFVNNTAANNFILWNIPKESITQREQTARKEYVFSGGGVYFGLDAYGSNTVRNVTPEQHDSYQHNNSFIFRNCSFVRNEAIWLNASNPSDFVDTPELPFSRGGGLAIYFRSNASGCAVAIESCLFSGNRAHWGGALQLGLMNRPENNHLIIKDTRFENNEGVLAGGGARLSNLVTDIKDRLNTFTVDNCLFVNNSAIWGGGVSIFGSTIAEKCASHSELSQFIFNVCQWENNTGTVGSAFGAFLLNKNEDQIGPEVPYHISINGCTFEGNFVRQLKEFVSIGEGAFYSIEVPLLLHGNVTFINNTGTALALDGATLDIFDQVYFIDNTGFRGGGTAMYGRSRVIFHEDSLLLFDGNKCLAQGGALYIDAPGPPLVSFNATGTNTHICFFKYTNQSLDFDEWETKVVFRNNKAPSSFAGNSIYATTLKNCRRPGEPRQNNSVLRWNFVEFKDRDGNASSREKEVSTDPVDIKYNSEDWQVAPGEPFNATLRLIDELGGKVHGVVNVSVIPHTSPVVLATPSSTFISNGIISFVRLFGKPGDEFAVQINYLGRQILTERIRDLALKSCNPGFEMKNDAEGGRCVCVSSTGFARGVAKCLSDGKTVYLKRNYWGGIVHGQFVTYVCPTGYCKIYDQNASEKLYNASDICNDGRDQKSILCGNCKENRSVLFGGEVCSSDCSNWYLLLLPVYGMVLLALVLGIMLIDLDFFTGYLNAWLYSYQVMKVITPDGFKFDRFIEFIIGLANFQLRVGSGGICFAKGLDDADKLVIMYALPTYVIVLVILLAKAVGWYPNWCFSRRVKAAPFRAFCTIVVLCYTDITRISLRILHPAALAPGRVVMYAKGSIHFFTEKHIAYSTVALLFIVLFVIPFPLILVFRPFLTKRLRPILNLNRWKPIFDALQNCFKDQYRWCAAFYFLCRLVLLAIATFMTASPLKRALLEGSCAMILLTIAYLRPYKEAKDVKEGEESYEWINQSDAVLLATVTLIAIFSSPMDSALENSTWTGFYIVVEILAYIPLLACAMVAVRTVRKYRREAKEINQNSVSDLSISDISDTSQIQGSPSLGSERV